TCGCCGGTCAATATGCTTCAGTCGGTGAATTTCTGGAGAAAGTAAACATTCCGTGGCCGGAAGCATGGACCTTGGCCGACACCCAGGCGGCGTTTGCAGCCTGGGCAAAACACGTGGCCGAAAAGCGACAAGGCAACGTGACCAAACGTCCAATCGCCGATGTGTTGATTGGCGCTTTCGCAACCCGTTTCCAAGGACTCTTGACCCGCAACAGTTCCGACTTTGCACAATTGTTCGCCTCCCTCCCCATCGTAACACCACCGGTCTGATGCAGGCGCGCAAAAACCTCAATTCGTTCGTTCCCACTACGTCAATTCCTTACGCACTCGCTCGACGGGCAAACCGACCACATTGCTGAACGAGCCGGAGATTTTTTCTACAAGCAGATCGCCATTTTCCTGAATGGCGTAAGCGCCGGCTTTGTCGAGCGGACTGATGCGCGACAGGTAATCACGGACTTGCTCGTCGCTCAGCGGATGAAACGTTACGTCCGTGCTTTCCGCAAAAACTTTTTGCCGATGGCTGCGCAGGTGAAGCAAACACACTCCCGTGATCACCTGGTGCGTCCGTCCTTGCAGTTGGGCCAACATCCGCTGCGCCTCGGCGAGGTCGGCGGGCTTGCCGAACAACTGCGTGCCCAGATAAACTACCGTGTCCGCGCCGAGAATGAGCGCGTCGGGGAATTTCTTGGCGACGGCGCGGGCCTTGCGATAGGCGTTGACCTGGGAGATTTCCGTCGCGGTCAGGTGCTCGTGCTGGAGTTCGGGAGCGTCGCTGGGAACGATGCTGAATTCCCAAGGCAACTGGCGAAGCAGTTCCGCGCGGCGCGGCGACGCCGAAGCCAGGATGAGCGGCGGCAGGTTCATCTCAGGCCGCCGCCGCCGTTTCAAGCGCAGTGCGAAACTGGCTCAGCTTTTCCGTGAACATTTCTTCAGACAAAACCGGTCTCGCCCCAGCGGTCGCGACGTCGGTTTCCAGTTCCACCCAGGACTTGCAGCCGCCGTAAGCCGGCGACATCGGCAACTCGACAGCTTGCGGCAGCCGAGACACGCGCACGGCCAGCGCGTGGATGTTCTTCTCCTTTCCCCAATCAAATCGTTGGGCAATGACTTCATCGCGCCAGATGTGTTGTCCGCGCAATCGTTCGGCGGCGGCCAGCGAACCGAGTCGTTGGACTACGACCACCTCGGCAAAAATGTCCAGGCGCAATTTGGATGGGTCGGGACAATTCACCGAAATCCGGTCGAATCGGACTTGCGCCGCGGGCAGCACTGATTCCCGTTGTTGATGGAACTGCGTTGGGAACAAAAGGAATTGTGAATGTTCCGGTCGGAATCCGCCACGCCTTTCGTTGATCCCGCCCTTGCGCAGAATGATGATCTGCTCACCGCAGCCCAGCGCATCGACGATGATAGCCCATTCTTTGAACGCGATGTGCATGGCGGGACTTTACGGTGAGGTAGAAGGAAAGTCGAGCGCTCCGCCGATGCGTGTCGCCGGCAACTGTCTCCGTGCTTGCCACAGGGCCACCTTTCCCGTAACGTCCGCACCCAGCAACCTATGAATAAAGCAATCCGCTTCAAACTGTTTCTCATGATGGTCCTGGAGTTTTTCATCTGGGGCGCATGGCTGCCGTTGATATTCGGT
This DNA window, taken from Verrucomicrobiota bacterium, encodes the following:
- a CDS encoding DUF1802 family protein, which produces MHIAFKEWAIIVDALGCGEQIIILRKGGINERRGGFRPEHSQFLLFPTQFHQQRESVLPAAQVRFDRISVNCPDPSKLRLDIFAEVVVVQRLGSLAAAERLRGQHIWRDEVIAQRFDWGKEKNIHALAVRVSRLPQAVELPMSPAYGGCKSWVELETDVATAGARPVLSEEMFTEKLSQFRTALETAAAA
- a CDS encoding type II toxin-antitoxin system VapC family toxin codes for the protein MAWVVDTCLLIDLAIDDPKFCSGSAHLLEEKQTDGLVVCPVSVVELAPVFAGQYASVGEFLEKVNIPWPEAWTLADTQAAFAAWAKHVAEKRQGNVTKRPIADVLIGAFATRFQGLLTRNSSDFAQLFASLPIVTPPV
- the maf gene encoding septum formation protein Maf; translated protein: MNLPPLILASASPRRAELLRQLPWEFSIVPSDAPELQHEHLTATEISQVNAYRKARAVAKKFPDALILGADTVVYLGTQLFGKPADLAEAQRMLAQLQGRTHQVITGVCLLHLRSHRQKVFAESTDVTFHPLSDEQVRDYLSRISPLDKAGAYAIQENGDLLVEKISGSFSNVVGLPVERVRKELT